In Chryseobacterium gotjawalense, the following are encoded in one genomic region:
- a CDS encoding META domain-containing protein yields the protein MKAIHFPQTNIFRNIFLAIFTAATVVSCSTMATSKSKVGTPQPNIANTQWTLADNVKGKKPTLVIETAKITGNGGCNSYFGEVMLDRTVGNFSTKNIGSTKMMCDNMSEETNFFSMLGAATKYVVNGSTLELYKGNLLLLKFNKL from the coding sequence ATGAAAGCAATTCACTTTCCACAAACGAATATTTTTAGAAATATTTTCTTAGCCATTTTTACAGCTGCAACGGTTGTTTCCTGCTCAACCATGGCAACTTCCAAATCAAAAGTTGGAACTCCGCAACCCAATATTGCAAATACCCAATGGACTTTGGCTGATAACGTAAAAGGCAAAAAGCCGACTTTGGTTATAGAAACTGCAAAAATTACCGGAAATGGCGGCTGTAACAGTTATTTTGGAGAGGTAATGCTGGACCGTACTGTCGGGAATTTTTCTACCAAGAATATCGGTTCTACTAAAATGATGTGTGACAATATGAGCGAAGAAACCAACTTCTTCAGTATGTTGGGCGCTGCTACGAAATATGTGGTGAACGGATCTACGTTAGAACTGTATAAAGGAAACCTTTTGTTATTGAAATTTAATAAGTTATAA
- the pheT gene encoding phenylalanine--tRNA ligase subunit beta, whose amino-acid sequence MKISNNWLKEYINTDLKSEKIGEYLTDIGLEVEGIDPFESVKGSLEGIVVGKILTCEQHSNADKLKVTTVDVGSGKILNIVCGAPNVAAGQTVPVAVVGTKIYGKDGSSFDIKEAKIRGEVSQGMICAEDEMGLSDDHGGIMILDETKFEVGKNFADYFELTNDLVYEIGLTPNRTDAMAHYGVARDLNAYLSTHQNDSNFEKLVSKPLNIEGTTDFQIEVEDSELCPRYIGAVIENVEVKASPDWLKNRLKAIGLSPINNIVDITNYILHGLGQPLHAFDGDKIAGKKVKVGVNEKGTKFTTLDGVERTLNGTEIMIKDGENNPMCIAGVFGGQNSGVSENTKTIFLESAYFNPVGVRKGAKFHSLNTDASFRFERGVDPNMTRTALTHAIAMIAEIAGGKMVGELLEHYPAKIEDHYIILRFSKVEQILGTKIHKEKIKEILKSLEITVLNEIQNGLEISVPAYRADVTREIDVIEEILRIYGYNKIDSPQKISFTPVKLSFDDQDALENGWARTLQSNGFNEVMNNSLTSVKDETEAVRLLNPLSGDLAFMRKSLLEGLLENADYNIKRKNQNIKFFELGKIYHKKQTYLERKQLAILVSGRDEAENWLQPKSVTDFYRLKSYLKILLDSLPVSVEEKYLEDPRFSDAIELTVNGKTVARLGKVSPELLKDADIDQECFYAEIELEVAQRFRTKDNLKFKDIPKFNKTRKDLALLIDKNITYAELYKAARNNPSKYLKNINLFDVYEGKNLPEGKKSYAMSFELLNEEKTLEDKDITEVMNSLIKTFQKEFSAELRS is encoded by the coding sequence ATGAAAATCTCAAACAACTGGCTGAAAGAATACATTAACACCGATTTAAAATCCGAAAAGATTGGCGAATACCTGACTGATATTGGTCTGGAAGTGGAGGGAATTGATCCGTTTGAATCTGTGAAAGGCAGTTTGGAGGGAATTGTTGTCGGGAAAATTTTGACTTGTGAGCAACATTCAAATGCTGATAAATTAAAAGTAACGACGGTAGATGTAGGATCCGGAAAAATCTTAAATATCGTTTGCGGTGCGCCCAATGTTGCTGCGGGACAAACCGTTCCTGTCGCCGTAGTTGGAACCAAAATTTACGGAAAAGACGGAAGTTCTTTTGACATTAAAGAAGCAAAAATCCGTGGTGAAGTTTCTCAGGGAATGATCTGTGCTGAAGATGAAATGGGTTTGAGCGATGATCACGGCGGAATCATGATTTTGGATGAAACTAAATTTGAAGTCGGTAAAAATTTCGCAGATTATTTTGAGCTGACCAATGATCTGGTTTATGAAATTGGTTTAACGCCTAACCGAACGGATGCAATGGCACATTACGGTGTTGCCCGTGATCTAAACGCTTATTTAAGTACTCATCAAAATGATTCTAATTTTGAAAAATTAGTTTCAAAACCTTTAAATATTGAAGGAACGACTGATTTTCAAATTGAAGTTGAAGATTCGGAATTATGTCCAAGATATATCGGTGCGGTAATCGAAAATGTAGAAGTGAAGGCTTCTCCGGATTGGTTGAAAAACCGTTTGAAAGCAATTGGATTAAGTCCGATTAATAATATTGTTGACATCACGAATTATATCCTTCACGGTTTGGGTCAACCGCTTCATGCCTTTGACGGTGATAAAATCGCTGGTAAAAAAGTGAAAGTCGGTGTGAATGAAAAAGGAACAAAATTCACCACTTTAGATGGCGTTGAACGAACCCTGAACGGAACCGAAATCATGATCAAAGACGGCGAAAATAACCCAATGTGTATTGCGGGCGTTTTCGGTGGTCAAAATTCCGGCGTGTCAGAAAATACCAAAACCATCTTTTTAGAAAGTGCTTATTTCAATCCGGTTGGTGTGAGAAAAGGAGCGAAATTTCATAGTTTAAATACCGATGCCTCTTTCCGTTTCGAACGGGGAGTAGATCCCAATATGACCAGAACCGCGCTGACACACGCAATCGCTATGATCGCAGAAATTGCGGGTGGTAAAATGGTGGGCGAACTTTTGGAACATTATCCGGCAAAAATCGAAGACCATTATATTATTCTTCGTTTTTCTAAAGTGGAGCAAATCTTAGGAACAAAAATTCATAAAGAAAAAATCAAAGAGATTTTAAAATCACTCGAAATTACGGTTTTAAATGAAATTCAGAATGGTTTAGAAATTTCTGTTCCTGCTTACAGAGCCGATGTTACCAGAGAAATTGATGTGATTGAGGAAATTTTAAGAATTTACGGATACAACAAAATTGATTCTCCACAAAAGATTTCTTTCACGCCAGTAAAATTAAGTTTTGATGACCAGGATGCTCTGGAAAACGGCTGGGCGAGAACTTTGCAAAGCAACGGCTTCAATGAAGTGATGAACAATTCTTTAACATCGGTGAAAGATGAAACAGAGGCGGTGCGACTTTTAAATCCTTTAAGCGGAGATTTAGCATTTATGAGAAAGTCTTTATTAGAAGGACTTTTGGAAAATGCTGATTATAATATTAAAAGAAAAAATCAGAATATTAAGTTTTTTGAGCTGGGCAAAATCTATCACAAAAAACAAACTTATCTGGAAAGAAAACAACTGGCAATTTTGGTTTCAGGCCGAGACGAAGCAGAAAACTGGTTGCAGCCAAAATCGGTTACCGATTTTTACCGATTGAAATCGTATTTGAAAATTCTTTTGGATTCACTCCCGGTTTCGGTTGAAGAAAAATACCTGGAAGATCCCCGTTTTTCCGATGCAATTGAATTAACGGTGAACGGAAAAACCGTCGCAAGGTTAGGAAAAGTAAGTCCCGAATTATTGAAAGATGCGGATATCGATCAGGAATGTTTCTACGCAGAAATAGAACTGGAAGTTGCACAGCGTTTCAGAACCAAAGATAATCTGAAATTCAAAGATATTCCAAAATTCAATAAAACCAGAAAAGACCTCGCTTTACTGATTGACAAGAATATCACCTACGCCGAACTCTATAAAGCGGCGAGAAACAATCCTTCAAAATATTTAAAAAATATTAATTTATTTGATGTTTATGAAGGCAAGAATCTTCCGGAAGGAAAGAAATCTTACGCCATGAGTTTTGAACTTTTAAATGAAGAAAAAACTTTGGAGGATAAAGATATTACTGAAGTGATGAATTCTTTAATCAAAACTTTCCAGAAAGAATTTTCTGCAGAATTAAGATCTTAG
- the dnaN gene encoding DNA polymerase III subunit beta, which produces MKFIVSSSELQKALQTVSGVISNSQSRPILENFLFEIEKENLKITASDGETTLITSLEVKSDAEGRIAVPAKIFQEFVKTYGDQPLTLSVKDAEDGNGKLLEILDEKDNFAVALDHAEDYPEIPEFDAAQSVTISAGILSEALNNTLFATSNDSLRPVMTGVLFQFKEDETNFVSTDSHRLVVYKRTDLMNAEPVEFIMPKKPLAIFKSILASSNDEVSIEFNENMAKFTFGNNIWICRLIDGKYPNYSAVIPKENPNVLTINRSLLLNSIRRASIMSNKSTNQVRFKLSGNILHLHAEDTEFANKADMQIPCDYNGEDINIGFSSKFLTEMLSVLSADDITMKMSQPNRPGIIEPVDGLEDQEKLLMLSMPVIGM; this is translated from the coding sequence ATGAAATTTATTGTTTCAAGTAGTGAATTACAGAAAGCTCTGCAAACCGTAAGCGGAGTAATCTCCAATTCTCAGTCGCGGCCGATTTTAGAAAACTTTTTGTTTGAAATTGAAAAAGAGAACCTGAAAATTACCGCTTCGGATGGAGAGACGACTTTGATTACTTCTTTGGAGGTGAAGTCTGATGCAGAAGGAAGGATTGCAGTTCCCGCTAAAATATTTCAGGAATTTGTGAAAACTTATGGCGACCAACCCCTGACTCTTTCTGTGAAAGATGCCGAAGACGGAAACGGAAAACTGCTCGAAATACTGGATGAGAAAGATAACTTCGCTGTGGCACTGGATCACGCAGAAGATTATCCGGAAATCCCTGAATTTGATGCAGCGCAAAGCGTAACCATTTCTGCGGGTATTTTATCTGAAGCTTTAAACAATACTTTATTTGCAACCAGCAACGATTCCTTGCGCCCGGTGATGACCGGAGTTTTGTTCCAGTTCAAAGAAGATGAAACCAATTTCGTTTCTACAGATTCGCACCGTTTGGTCGTTTACAAAAGAACCGATTTGATGAACGCTGAACCGGTAGAATTCATTATGCCGAAGAAACCTCTGGCGATTTTCAAAAGCATTTTAGCATCTTCTAACGACGAAGTTTCTATTGAGTTTAATGAAAATATGGCAAAATTCACTTTCGGAAATAATATCTGGATCTGTCGTCTGATCGATGGCAAATATCCCAATTATTCAGCGGTTATTCCAAAAGAAAATCCAAATGTTTTGACGATTAACAGAAGTCTTTTATTGAATTCAATCAGAAGAGCTTCTATTATGTCTAATAAATCCACGAACCAGGTCCGTTTCAAATTATCAGGAAATATTCTTCATTTGCATGCCGAAGATACAGAATTTGCCAACAAAGCAGATATGCAGATTCCCTGCGATTACAACGGAGAAGACATCAATATCGGTTTCAGTTCTAAGTTTTTAACGGAAATGTTATCGGTGCTTTCAGCAGACGATATCACCATGAAAATGTCACAACCCAACCGACCGGGAATCATCGAACCGGTAGATGGTTTAGAAGATCAGGAAAAATTACTGATGCTTTCGATGCCGGTGATCGGGATGTAA
- a CDS encoding DUF2490 domain-containing protein: MKKQVFLILFLAFFSVVNAQREHISSLDVLTVTYKFHPKFYIDAEAQLWGIEDYSYPDYYEIKGGLGYNLSKNQKILIGAGRYGTYKNHRFSKEEFRIWLQDIIELKSGKFKFENRFRVEKSWFYEPVTDLHSDRIRFRYRLNVSVPLNSETVESGTVSANAYDEVFFILNDNPGFARNRVYAGFSYQIDQTFGVGSGYLWQREFSNSGNKNLHLIYLNLKINIDPSKRKNGPVLKTD, translated from the coding sequence ATGAAAAAACAGGTTTTTCTGATTTTATTTTTAGCATTTTTTTCTGTAGTTAATGCGCAACGCGAGCATATCTCAAGTCTTGATGTGTTGACGGTGACCTATAAATTTCATCCCAAATTTTACATTGATGCAGAAGCCCAGTTATGGGGAATAGAAGACTATTCTTATCCGGATTATTATGAAATCAAAGGAGGACTGGGGTATAATTTATCTAAAAATCAGAAGATCCTCATTGGCGCCGGCCGCTACGGCACTTACAAAAATCATCGTTTTAGTAAGGAAGAATTTAGGATATGGCTGCAGGACATCATCGAGTTAAAATCGGGAAAGTTTAAATTTGAAAACCGTTTCAGAGTTGAAAAAAGTTGGTTTTACGAACCTGTTACCGATTTGCATTCAGACAGGATAAGATTCAGGTACAGGCTGAATGTTTCGGTTCCGCTGAATTCAGAAACGGTGGAGTCGGGAACTGTTTCTGCAAATGCCTACGACGAAGTCTTTTTTATTTTAAACGATAATCCGGGGTTTGCCAGAAACCGTGTTTATGCTGGTTTTAGTTATCAGATTGACCAAACTTTTGGGGTAGGATCGGGATATCTTTGGCAAAGAGAGTTTTCAAATTCCGGAAATAAGAATTTACACCTTATTTATCTGAATCTGAAAATTAATATTGATCCTTCTAAGCGGAAAAATGGTCCTGTTTTGAAAACAGATTAA